Within the Cryptococcus deuterogattii R265 chromosome 14, complete sequence genome, the region atacAAAAAAGATGACTAGACCGCTTTAATCTCCACGGAGATCTATATAGAACCAAGATCCAGCTCAGCCCCTTTCCATAAacgtctttttcttttcccttcccttctcttctcgtATAAATACTATGTCTAATAACCGTCTGAAAACAGACCCAAGATCCAACATCCTTAAAACCCTTTTCCAGAAGGCTTGAATCCAAAATCGTAGATTGTGTTTTCAAAGCTCTTCAAATGCTCGTCATCCCTCCAATGTACAACCTCGATCGGTGATTGGTTCCAGTCCGGTTCCACAACACCTACCCATTCTTCCGATTCCGGTGATGTTCCGTCACCATCAGCCGAAGTGGATTCGGGAAGGGATTCCGAGATAAGGGCGGCGGAAGCGGAAAGAGCGTCACGTCGGGcggcatcttcttcttgtcgtTCTTTAGGTCTTGGATCGATATACTCTAAATCAATACTGCACTCTTTCTGTCAGCTACAAGCCCCTAATATCCCCAAATCGCAATGCGTGGCCAGGCGTCGAGTGCAAGAGCTTTACTAATGaacgaaaaaggaaaaactCACCACAGAGCGGAAACCACTCCTCCGTGATACCTGACTTTCAcccccctctctctcgccGCCCTCCGCATCACCATTTCCTTTGCTTCGCCTCTCgctctcccatcctcccctGCATCCGCCAACATATCACAATCCACATCCCCCAGCCCCCTcttatcctcatcttccggTTTCCTCTCCGGTTCGTCCAACCTCGCcgtggaggaggtggcaGGCCAAGTGTTGAACAGCGGCAACTGCTTTGTCCGGCCCCACGAGTATCCCCGGCCAACACCAGAGGGTATTTGTTTGAGAAGGTTATAATGCACAAAGAGCGGCTCGCCCCATGAATCATGTTGGAGCATGGTGTGCGCGCAGAATTCGCCCGAAGCTGTACCTGAAGGAAGAGCCGCAGCGCCCACCCAGCGGCCAGGGACGGCCCATCGTTTTCGAAGTGCAAGCAGAGCCCAGCGGAAGATATCCTTGTCGCCGTCGGAAAATGCAAACCACTGTTTTTAGTCGTATCAGCTGCTCGGCTCGCTTCGTcatccaaaaaaaaaaagaaaggacaCTCACAAAGTGATGATTCTCAAGCATATACTGCACCAACAAAAATACGTCCAAATGCCTCTTCTTATCCACAAACATCTGTCCGgtctccatctcccacTCATTCCTACATTTCACGCCCATAATCGCCCAAATTGGATTATTCGCCGACGTCTTCCAATAATCCGGGGTGGCCCATACTCCCAATCTCTTGTAGTTGGGTGCATCAAACATGTATGAAGGGTCCCGGGTGGGGATCGAGTCCGAATCGACATAGAGGACTTCTTGCCATGGACACTGGACGACGGCGATGGCTTTCAGGTGGTAAGACTTGTTCTTGCCCTTATCCCTTGTTTGGCCCTTGGCTTCGACCAGGCGGGCACCCAACTCGGCGAGTTCGGTACGGATCGGGTCATCGGCGGGGGGTGCTTCGGATGGGAAATGGTACTGCGAACGGCGTGTCAGCTGACTCCACccgaaaaaaagaaaaaaaagcagGCACGAGGGACTTGCAATTTCCACAGGTAACTCGCTCCCATAACTCCTCAACATTTGTAAACTCCACTTTACTCTCTGCAACGTATCCGCATTCCCCGCGACCGTTACGATaccccttccctttccgTATTTCTCATgttccctccttttcaaCACCCCTTCCATATGGTCCACAAGCTCCATCCTATACTGGCGCAACGACGTCCTGTTCAATGATGCCCACATATTCGCGGAATGCTGAATCATGTGTGTGTTGTGTTGTTCCGAGATGGTGGAGCATTGTTCGAGGTTCCAAGCCATGAACCCGCCCAACTCAACTTCGCCCTCGACCTCGCCCCGTCCGCCGGGGGCATTCTTCCATACGTCAAGTCGTTCGCGCAGAGTTGCGTCGACGGGAAGAGGTTCTGAATAAATATCAATCTCGCGCACACTGTGTGGGCTTGAGGTTAAAGGTACGTGAGGGACGTGAGAAGTAGGATCAGGGTTGTACGTTTCCGCGAGTCGAAGCTAATTATTGCACATAAGAACTTCCTCGACTAGAAAATAAGGAATTCGAGAGAGAAATAAAACATACAGAAGTCCCGCTTCGATGCAACACCAACAGCGCTAAACCAAGCGCCAGAAATAACATCAAGGCCCTCCTCAGCATACCTTGCGGAACGACACTTTGCCTCAACGCCATCCTCACCCTCGCCCATCGCCCACCGGCATTAGCGTGCGCCGTCGCCGGGAAAGGATATCCACTTTCAAGTACCTTGGGAGATGGGGGTAAAAGTGGTGAACGAGAGTTGGTAAAAGCggcagaagatggcgagCTATCAGGGATAGGTGATagttgggaagaagatggttgGTGGGGTGGGtaaggggaagagaagaatggggaggCTTTTTCGTTGATTGGGATGTGGAGTTTGGTGGTGGGTTTCATGGTTTGCTCTGCCAGATTCCTGCTGTCGTGGGGTCCAGCTAGATGAGACTATAGTAATGGAAACGGGGGGGACGATATCCTATTTACCACCTGCAGGCTATATactttttttatctttttccaAGAATAGGAAAAGCTATACAAATCCTGCAAAGTCTTCCAAGTCAGCGTACAGCCCAGCGTAGTCATTGCAATGGTACAGCGAGCAGGGAGGTTGCATCTCGTAATGGTGCGTAGTAAGCGTAGGAGAAGTGACAATTCGCAGTTAGTCGGGTTTTAGCCGCAGTTGAAAAAAGAATTGAGGCCAACGTCTCGCAGCGCGGCTTTGGAGATCGGGGGCCTGGCGCTGCGAGGTaataagaagaagacggggATCGCCGCCTGACGCCAAATCGCAGAGCGGCACTGTGGGATGCCGAGAGGGGGCGCATaggggaaagggagaaaggggaggaaaagggagggGGGAGGGAGATTCGCCCAACTCACTGTAGATTGACCAACGCTCACTTTTTTTCAACGCTGATCTCTTTTTGTTCCTGAATCTGTCACCCTGTTTCCGATAATGGTCGATCGAGCTGTTTTTATCGTCAAATGATGGGTATGATTTCTAGAAAACGTAGGTAGCGGCGAGTGGGGCGATAACTGGGAAAGACGAAAAGTATCAACCAGATATGACATGCATCTATTAAAAGGAATCTACGTATCGCACCCGTAGCCCGCTCTATGCACGACCAACAATCTCTGACGTCTTGCTCGTCCTCTTTTTAACGACgacgaaaaaaaaaataatcTTGAGGGTGCTAATACAATTATTAAATGGAAGCGGATTCTAGAATAGGCTTTTCTTGCCGATCGACTTGCCGAAGTGAATAGTCTATGACATAATGTCATCCTAACCGAAACGCCTCGTCGCCGCGTTAgaatccttccttccttatTTACCCATGCTCTTATTCAGTGAGGACTTTATTAATTATTAGCGTGCCTCCACCACACAAAGTCCGTCAAAAATTATATGTAACCAAGCTTATATAGCAACCAAGTGAATTTGTTTACCCTTCCTATTTGTATCATTCAAACTGTCCACTCATCCTATGTAAGCACGTAACCCCCTCTGACCCCTAAAGACATGATACCGTTCGTAAAATCCAGTAGCAATGAAGCGACATCAAAACATCTCTTAATCTTACTATCCGCCACGAACCTCAGGCCTCTATAACATGAAGGTTAGTCGGGGCATCTACATCGTCCTGTAAAGGTAGTAGAGAGCCAATGGGCCATCCGAACGTGCAGCTCTCGTATATACTCAACCAGAGGTCAGATAGAGGAAAGCAGTTTGGCACCAATTTACTATGGATTTGTATAATTTTCTACGCTCACTACCACAAGCTGAATAATATCAACGTATCCACCACGCTGGATAACGAGTACATCAACTGACTGTCCATCCACCTACACATCACCCGTATGTTCGCAGACTGACCTGAAGTTGTGTCGCACTCAAGGGCGTACGTTGACATTTTTGTAATTATATGTAATAGAGAAACTAAAAGGGAATAATAGATAGCCGTTATACGTCACGTGACTAAACTTCCAatattttgtttttctccacttccaaTGTATATGATACCAACCTGTTTACTTGTCACATTAACACATCAATTtcattaaaaaaaaaagaataaaaATGGGTAGACCCCGGGGAAAAAAGCATGGTGGCGTGAGTGTGCAAGCTAGACTCAAGAAACTCTACTAATCAATCACAGCGAGGCGGCGGACGAGCTCCTCAGACTCGAGATAACGGAGCCGGCGAATGGAAGGTGTTCAGCCCTGCTGACTATAAGAACGAGGCGTTTGAGACGTACTACAAGGTGAGACTAATTTATTTGTTCTCAAGTTTTTATATATTCTGACGCTTTGAGGTGCAGGAGCAAAACATCATGACCGCCGACGAATGGCCTGCATTCATGTCCAGCCTCAAACAAGAACTTCCCTTGACTTTCCGAGTTACAGGCTCCCGAGCCCACGCTGAGACTATCAACGACATCATCAAGGACACTTTTGTCCCGAACATGCAAAACGTCGAATTTGAAGGCAAAAAATACGACCCTCCTGCTCAACTTGCTTGGTACCCTGGTCAGCTCGCATGGCAGGTCAACGCTCCCAAGCGTGTTGTGAGAAAGACGGAGCCTTTCAAGAACTTTCAGAGGTTTTTGGTTGGCGAGACCGAGGTTGGTAACCTCAGTAGACAGGAGGCGGTTTCCATGATCCCCCCATTGTTCCTCGACGTTCAGCCCCATCACTACTGTCTCGACATGTGCGCTGCCCCGGGTTCAAAGACTGCCCAAATCATCGAAGCTCTTAACCCCCATCACACCACCTCTACCGGTCTCCTCATTGCTAATGATTCAGACTACAAGCGTACCCACATGCTTGTCCATCAGACAGGTAGGATGCCGAGCAAAGGATTAATGGTTACCAACTTTGACGCTTCCATGTTCCCCGCTAtcaagctggaagaggggaagaatcTCCAGTTTGACCGAATCCTCGCCGATGTCCCCTGTAGCGGTGACGGTACGCTTCGTAAGAATATGGAGATTTGGGCCAAGTGGGGTGTTACCGACGGCAactctcttcactctcttcaGCTTCGTATCCTCGAACGCGCTATGAACATGCTCAAACCCGGCGGTCGATTGGTTTACTCTACCTGTTCCCTCAATCCCTCCGAAGACGAATCTGTTATTGCCGCCGCGCTGCTTAAACACACACAATTCTCTCTCGTAGACGTTTCGTCAGAACTGCCCgaattgaagaggaggccGGGAATGGCCAAGTGGAAAGTTGCAACCCaggaaggcaaggatgggGAGATACACTGGTACAACACATTCGACGAATACAGGAAGGCTGTGGAtgagggcaaggagaatgagaaggCCGAGAAGGGTAAGGGTTTGCCCAGCACTTTGTGGGCGCCCGAAAACGTGGAGAGTCTTAACCTCGACAGATGGTGCGTTTGTTGTTATTCGAAAAATCTAGGTTTGCAACTGATGACATCAGTATGAGATTATTACCCCACGACCAGGACACTGGTGGTTTCTTTGTCGCCGTCCTTGAGCGAGCAGGTGCCTATCAGTCTTCATCACTCAAGAGGCAAGCAAGTCCTGTAGAGGGAGAGGCGGAGATCAAGCGAGCGAGGGAAAAGTCTCCTACACCTGCCGAGCTTGCTGAGGCTGAGgctgctcctgctgctgccaagaGCGAGGTTAAGGCGGAGAAGCCAGTGACAaccaagaaggagaagagggataaCTCTTTCAAGGAAGATCCATACTCCTATGTTGACCCTTCTCGCGCAGAAGTCAAGGCCATCATGTAAGTCGTACCTCTTTCGTTGATACAGTTAAGCTGACCAGACGTTTGCAGCGAAAAGTTCCAGTTCAAGGACACCTTCCCCAAAGACAATTTGCTGGTGAGGAACGAGTACGGAGATCCCCTTCGAACCATCTACCTTACCAATGACATCGTAAAGGTACGCTCCGTACTCCAATTCAGTCTGCCAAGCTAATAATGATCCAGCAAATTATCCTTAACAATGACTACACTCGTATGCGTCTCATCTCTGCCGGTATCAAATCCTTCACTCGTCAAGATTCAGCGACATCCAAAAACTCTGAGCTGGTCTGCAAGTGGCGTCCCCCCATCGACGGTATTCTTGagctccttcctcacctcGGCGACGGTGTCCTCATCGAAGGTACCCTCTCTGAACTTCGCACCTTGCTTGAAGATCACTATCCTGCTCTCGAAAAGTTCAAGAGGAGcgaatggaaagaggagatggagaaacGCGAGATGGGCGCGGCTATTGTCAAGTTTAATGCTGGGAACAGCGATGGCGGTGAACTCAAATTGCCGATGTATCTTCCTATCTGGAAGGCCAAGATGAGTTTAAGCTTGATGATCGATAaacgagagaagaggtgaagtcttctcttccaacttGGTAAGGGCGCATGCTGACTTTTGAACTAGTATACTCTCACTGCGAACGTTTGGAGAGGATATTTGCAAACCCCCTCCTATCCAGTCCGATCAAAAGACCGCCTCTACTTCGACTGGTCCCACACcagcagagaaggaggcaCAGAAAATGGGCGAGCTTGTCGCCGGTGACGCCGAGGACGAGGGAAAGCCTGGCTTAGCTTTGGCTACCGAAGGTGAGGAGGTGACTTAAAAAATGGTTTCGTGTCGTCATCTTTCATCCCAATTTTTATAGTATTGCGATGTATGACAATTGTAGGCTATAATCAAAGCAAGACAAATGTCCTTAGGAATGAGTCTAACAATCATCCCCCCACAGTGATTGAGCGAAGCTCTACAGCGGATTCCCAGATTTTTCCACTTCGTTGCTGTACTAGATCTTTTCAGACAGTAGCTATACAAACAATCACCTAATATCTCTCTATTCGCTGGGAAAAACTGAACCTACCGCCACCATTGTTTTCATAATAGTCGTTTTTGGTTCGTCACTTGAACAAACACGAAGAGTACGACGAAATGAATAAAATAGGAAAGCTAATAGCGGCGATGGCCGATAATGGAAATAAATAAAAAGCTCATCTGTCATGATCTGTGATTGAGCGGAAGTCTCAGTTTGCGAGATCTCAAGGGAATGAGTCTCCCTTCGCTGTCTCTTTTTTTAGTATCAAATCGAGGACTGTACACCGCCTAGAATTGACATAAACATTGATAACTTGACGGACATTCTGCCATCTGGCTTAAAAcgcttctcaacctcatcaCTGCAGTATTCATTTGGCTTCGATTGGTCCCATTATTCCTCAGCAATCTACCCACAACAACTCAAAAGCTAGTACATCCCCGGGAGATCTCGCCTCATAGAAGCATTACACGGAAATGGGCTCACTACAGTGGGACTATATCCTCAAATACGTCCTTATCGGCGACTCCTCTGTCGGCAAATCATCACTGCTCGTTCGTCTCACTGACGATCGTTTCGATCTCACCGAACCAACTCTTGGTGTCGAGTTTGGGAGCCGAATATTGACTGTaggcgaggaaggaaagaggatcAAAATTCAATGCTGGGATACGGCAGGGACGGAGAGTTTTAGGAGTATAACGCGGAGTTACTTTAGGGGAGCGGCTGGAGCGCTGTTAGTATACGATGTTACACGGCGAGACTGTGAGTCCTCTACCTTTTGAGTTGTAAACTGAGGACTAGAGCTTGGTGATTGACATGGTACATAGCATTTGAACATGTCACTTCTTGGCTCGACGACCTCAGACGGCATGCTGATGAAAACGTGTCTATCATCTGTAAGTCACTCCCGATTGCTATCCGCCGCGAACCACAGCTGACAGTAACACAGTGGTCGCAAATAAGACCGATCTGTGCTCCCCTACCCCTCCGTCACTTCCTACAGCGTCATACGGTCAAGCAAtcccccctccttcccctacAACAccaacttcatcatctcaatccAACTTTAAACCCCGAGCGGTTACCTCTCAAGAAGGAATGCTATTTGCTAAATCAAATAATTTACTCTATGTCGAGACttcagcaaaagaaggatggaatgtCGAGAATGCGTTTGAGTGGACGGCTAGGGAGATTTTGAAACGGGTtacggaagaagaactggcgagaaaaaaaggtggCAAAGGCGTCAAGCTGggagaggcaaagaaggcagGAGGGTGTTGCTGATAGGGAAATGTCGGGGCttgatcatcatcaaaggGGCATCGTCAGGTATGAAGACCACCAGGGTTAAAAGGAGTGTTATCTCATGGTAGGATGTTGTACGTTTAACGTAGGTCATAGCGAGCGGCCCTGCTACGGGATCAGCACCCGCCAGTATCAAACATGCATAGCTAAATCATTGTCAGTTCCTGCATTCTGCAAGTGTCATAATGTACGTACTTAGAagttcttcaacatcttgCTCCTCATTAACTTGCGCAGTTGCCCCTCCTTTGACTCGCATTCTCACGTCTCTATACGTATACCACCATCGCATTACCCACCCCCTGAGTCATTTTACGTAAAGTAGCTGTACCACCAAAATGTTCCACGCCATCATTTTCCACCTCGAAATGCCTCGCACCAACCCCTGTCCACATAAAGGCCTCCCACCAAAACAACTCAAGGCACCAATTCACTCATTAACTACTACTACCCTTTACTTAATGGCGCTTGTGCGACTCTATCTTCACGAATGGGGAAATCACCAATCGAGCCTTTTGATAGGATGCTTGCCATGTATCCTCGATTTTGGGGCGTTGAGGTGTGGACGAACGGGATATCTGTTTTCTGTACTGGGAAATGACTGATTGTAAGCAAAAGGTACAAATAGGATGAAGTTGATCTTTCGATATGGCTACTAATTGCCGCCTTATTTACCTGGCATTTTATTTCGACTGACATTTATAGCTTGTTAGAGAAGGCCGCAGTTACAACCACCCAATATGACGATGTGTTTAATTGACGACTGTCCGACCTCGGCCCAGAGGGAGGCAGCCTCAGCCAACGCTGATTCATGGCAggtcttctctcttcctttagTCAGACTAATTTCATAGTAACCTTGCATTCGCTGTAGGTACAAGGCTATGCACTGGGCAAGCACGACTGCTATCGGGTGCTTAATCCTGATCGGACTTCTCGCTATATTCAATTGGTCACGAAGGTATTTCAGATATCGGCCTCGAAAACTTACGGCTGCCCTCCGGGGACTTGGTTATCCCCATTTGGCTTTTATCGACTTGAGCTTAGGCATTACCCTCGTAAGTTATTTTGTTCTTTAAGTACTGCCTATGTTGATTTCACGGATTGCTCATCTATTTTCGGGTTCAGGGTCTCCTCACCCTCTTTATGTCACTATTCATTTGGTGTTTCCAGATGAAACCGTACTACCGCCCCGGTGTCGAGTGGGGTAATCCCCCTCTTGGTATCCGAGCAGGATGGATTGCACAAGCTCTCGTGCCGTTTGTTTTTGTCATGGGCAGCAGGATCAACCCGCTAGCTTGGATTACGAGGGTGGAAGGGTcaagatggatgatttggcATCAGTATGCTGCAAGAGTTTTACGTGGGTAGCAGTTTTCTCTTGTTACTATCTGTCCTTTGATAGCTAACACAGTGAAGACAgttttcttctccgcctTACACACGTTCATTATCCTCTACGCGCCCTATAGACAAGGCGGCATCTCCTGGACTCGGGCTTATTGGACAATGTATAACAAACCATCTAATTTCTTCAACAGCAAGGGGCTTATGGTAAATGGTACCTTTGCGCTTGTGGCACTCAGTTGGATCGTATTTTCGAGCTTTGCAAAGATCCGCAATTGGTATGTTACGCTCTCCGACCCTGAACTTGAATGATGTGATTCAGTTGGTTGACCCGAGTAACATATAGGAACTACgagttcttcatcattcaacatatcctctccatcctcgcattcatcatctctctttgGCCTCATGTCAAAGTATCCATCCCTGATGGTCTTTATTACGTTTATGCGTCTATCGCCGTCTGGGGATTCTCCATACTCGTTCGTTTCGTCTGGGAGACCGCAGAGTTTGCAGGGCTGGGCAAATGGAAAGGTAGAGCGACGCTGCAAGGTTTCGGAGGTGACGAAATAAGTGGGAAAGGTGGCATGACGCGATTACTGATAGAGACTAAAAGAGGGTCGTGGGAAGTTGGGCAGTATGTTTATCTTCGAGTGCCCTCAGTCAATCCTTTTGTAAGTTATAAATATGACCTTCCTCTGTAGAAACATTATAATGCTTACAGAGGTTTGAAAAGCAATCCCACCCCTTCACCATCGCCTCACCGCCCCCAGCTAAGAGCGATACTGGCGTCCCTTCGCCCCTCACCATCCTTGTTTCCACTCGCTCAGGCATCACCAAACGCATCGCCCGTTCGGCCCTATCCAACCCATCCAAATCAATCCCTGTCATCGTCCAAGGTCCCTTTGGCGGATTTGGTGAGAAGCTAGAGAGGTTTGATAGGGTATTGGTGATCTGCGGTGGGGTGGGAGCTGCGATGGGGTGGCCAGTGTTTAGTAAATTAGTcagagaggggagggaagtCAAAATGATTTGGAGTGTCCGACGTaagggtgagttttttAAATCTCTGCTTGATAGTGGAAGGAAACTACAGTAACGGCGTGACAGCTAATTCGAAACCCATCAGGCTGTCTTGAGTGGTTCCATGACGATGACGGATCTTTCGATCGCACCAACCTAATCCTTCATCTTACAGGTCCAAATACCAACCAAACCAGCGCATTCCCCGCTCCCCTCGAAGACAAATACATTTCAAGCGAAAATGAAAACTCTAAACCTCTCGAACTGGAAGCTACCACTAGCACCCCCAGCGATGAGGAAAAACTTTTCGATACCATATCTGAATCGGGTGTGAATTTCGGTCGGTGTAACATCAGCAAAGTCTTGAGAGAATATGCAGAAGAATTGGGCGCAGGTGAACGACTTGCAGTTCTTGGTAAGCCTATCATATCTATTATCTGCATATCAGAAAAGACTATAAAAAAGGCTGATATTGGTATGCGCACAAAAAAGTATGTGGCCCGATCTCTATGTTGGCTGATACCGCCAACGCTGTCGCGAAACTGCAGTGGGATATCGTGAGGGGCAAGAACACTCTTGGGGAGGTATGGCTCCACAAGGAAAGGTTTGGATGgtaaaaatggaaaaaaatggaaaaaggaacAAATCAAAAAAATGACGAAAAATGTTGAAAGTACCATGAACATTTTTGGAACGCGAGCAGGATAAGTGCATAAGTACTCTGTTGTATGCATTAGAACATTTCTGGTCGTACTTGATGTTTATTGGACAAATGGCCGGCGAGGTTACCATATcataaaaaaagaatgcGTTGTGCCAGAAATAATCATCCCAAGATCACCTTACATTCCCCTTACATGTCATATGTACAGCTACAATTGTTCATTTCCCTCATGCATCGCCCACGCGGCCTCACATATcccttcaacctcttcctcttccccccaACATCGTCCCGGGCATACGGCAGTAAACCTCAACTCATCACTCCTCACTCATTCCTCATCGAGCGACAACCTTCCTGCCTTCCCCAGGGACGTCCATCTCCCTACTGTCCCTCAAATCATCCGCTTGCTTCCTTACCTTCTCTGCATCCACATGTTTCCTCTCAGCTGGAGTCTGTCGACGCCGGAGGTTGAAGTGCTCGATCAGCTCGACGAGTTGGGGCCAGAGCTGATCAAGTGCGgcatttgttgttgtttttgtcGGATCAGTTGGGTTGGTGATATTTGTGGATTGTGGAGTGTCCGACGGGGAAGAAGTGACAGCAGTGgtagaagaggtggaagagggagaggtagAAGCAGAAACCATAACGTCAGAACCCTGATCTgacgaaaaaggagaagatgtagaCGGGACCGCTCCGTCATCCAGGCGGCCCCCGGCGATAGATACCTCGTCGGAAGATGAACCACTTATCGAATGTAGTGATTCTGGGTACATCTCTTCAAAATACTGTGCCGGGGAAGATCAGTTAAGGAAGTGAATTGCAAAAAAGGCGGGAAAGATGGACAGACCTTGAGCAAAGGAGCAGTGGACTCGTAGTAAGCTTGTAAGCGTTTGGAGAACGTCTCCTGCAAAATGGCATTCATTAGTCTTTTGCTCAAGTGGTTTCACTTTGGAGCAttttcccatcttccgTCAAATGCAGGACAAATCATCTTATAAGAGAAAGCAAAGATAGAAAGGTCACGTACTGGTGTATCATCCGGTCGCTTCGTCAGAGGTTCCCCCGtcacatcatcctttcccgGCACTTTGGGCGCAGAGTAGGTTGTGTTGTAAACTCGACcagaagggagatggaCCCATCGAGCTGAC harbors:
- a CDS encoding multisite-specific tRNA:(cytosine-C5)-methyltransferase yields the protein MGRPRGKKHGGRGGGRAPQTRDNGAGEWKVFSPADYKNEAFETYYKEQNIMTADEWPAFMSSLKQELPLTFRVTGSRAHAETINDIIKDTFVPNMQNVEFEGKKYDPPAQLAWYPGQLAWQVNAPKRVVRKTEPFKNFQRFLVGETEVGNLSRQEAVSMIPPLFLDVQPHHYCLDMCAAPGSKTAQIIEALNPHHTTSTGLLIANDSDYKRTHMLVHQTGRMPSKGLMVTNFDASMFPAIKLEEGKNLQFDRILADVPCSGDGTLRKNMEIWAKWGVTDGNSLHSLQLRILERAMNMLKPGGRLVYSTCSLNPSEDESVIAAALLKHTQFSLVDVSSELPELKRRPGMAKWKVATQEGKDGEIHWYNTFDEYRKAVDEGKENEKAEKGKGLPSTLWAPENVESLNLDRCMRLLPHDQDTGGFFVAVLERAGAYQSSSLKRQASPVEGEAEIKRAREKSPTPAELAEAEAAPAAAKSEVKAEKPVTTKKEKRDNSFKEDPYSYVDPSRAEVKAIIEKFQFKDTFPKDNLLVRNEYGDPLRTIYLTNDIVKQIILNNDYTRMRLISAGIKSFTRQDSATSKNSELVCKWRPPIDGILELLPHLGDGVLIEGTLSELRTLLEDHYPALEKFKRSEWKEEMEKREMGAAIVKFNAGNSDGGELKLPMYLPIWKAKMSLSLMIDKREKSILSLRTFGEDICKPPPIQSDQKTASTSTGPTPAEKEAQKMGELVAGDAEDEGKPGLALATEGEEVT
- a CDS encoding rab family protein, with product MGSLQWDYILKYVLIGDSSVGKSSLLVRLTDDRFDLTEPTLGVEFGSRILTVGEEGKRIKIQCWDTAGTESFRSITRSYFRGAAGALLVYDVTRRDSFEHVTSWLDDLRRHADENVSIILVANKTDLCSPTPPSLPTASYGQAIPPPSPTTPTSSSQSNFKPRAVTSQEGMLFAKSNNLLYVETSAKEGWNVENAFEWTAREILKRVTEEELARKKGGKGVKLGEAKKAGGCC
- a CDS encoding ferric-chelate reductase, translated to MTMCLIDDCPTSAQREAASANADSWYKAMHWASTTAIGCLILIGLLAIFNWSRRYFRYRPRKLTAALRGLGYPHLAFIDLSLGITLGLLTLFMSLFIWCFQMKPYYRPGVEWGNPPLGIRAGWIAQALVPFVFVMGSRINPLAWITRVEGSRWMIWHQYAARVLLFFSALHTFIILYAPYRQGGISWTRAYWTMYNKPSNFFNSKGLMVNGTFALVALSWIVFSSFAKIRNWNYEFFIIQHILSILAFIISLWPHVKVSIPDGLYYVYASIAVWGFSILVRFVWETAEFAGLGKWKGRATLQGFGGDEISGKGGMTRLLIETKRGSWEVGQYVYLRVPSVNPFQSHPFTIASPPPAKSDTGVPSPLTILVSTRSGITKRIARSALSNPSKSIPVIVQGPFGGFGEKLERFDRVLVICGGVGAAMGWPVFSKLVREGREVKMIWSVRRKGCLEWFHDDDGSFDRTNLILHLTGPNTNQTSAFPAPLEDKYISSENENSKPLELEATTSTPSDEEKLFDTISESGVNFGRCNISKVLREYAEELGAGERLAVLVCGPISMLADTANAVAKLQWDIVRGKNTLGEVWLHKERFGW